The sequence GGAATGGGCGAGTTACCAGGACCTGTAACAGAAAAGCTACAGATTTCCCCCAAATTGGATTCGGCGCATCCTCTAACAGCTCACGCTCCTGCCACCAAGTATTACACAGCCCTGGTCACGGGAGACCTGAGAAGCCTCGAGGTCCTGACTGACCGATACTATCAAGATGTCAACCTGGTTTTTGAGATCAATAAAAATGAGCTGGAGTGGCAGGTGAAAAGCCCAGCGTCTTATGGACTCTCAGGTACTTTTCCTTTAAAGGCCAGTccagaaaaaattttaaaacccaGGTATTTACTAACTCTAAATAGGAGAGGTGCACTGCATTTAAGTGCCTAACACTGCTTTTATAGAGGCTGTTCCCGAGGTTTCTGGTTAGCTGACCGTGCCCAGCAGACCTAGCCATAAATATtcagcacttttaaaattatcttcttcTCTTCTGCACACACTAACCCACCGAAGGGGCAGGGAAGTTTAAAAAGTGCGTGTCCGCATCATTTTTCCAGGTCGGGATGGGGCACTCCGAGAGTTAGGCATGCTTGCAAGAGGTGCTTGCAGCCCAAATTCCCCATGCAGGAGCTCAGAAAGAGCAGCCTGGTCCTATCTGGCAGGAATAAGATGCTCCCGTGGTAGCGGTACCCGGTTCCTCCCAACCCCAGATTGTCCCCACGGTCCCCGATGCTCACCAGGCACCGTGCATCTACGGATagtcccagagctgccgggggATGTCCTTTCCTTTGCTCCAGCCAAATCCAAACCTGATGCATCCCATGCTCAGCCTGGTGCAGGTGAGGAATTTGTGAGCAGCCTTTTAGCTCCTGCCAGCAAGGTCTTGCACACAGGGTCTCCTCTGCAGCTGGTTGTGGGCAGGGTATTGGTTTACCCAGCTCGTGCCATGTGAAATCCTGCTCCTGGATGTGCACACAGCGGGGGAGTTTTGCTTCCCCTCTTGCCAACAACGCTCAGAGCAGCCACCAACTATAACCAGGCCCTTTTAAACACCTAAAGCTGCTGAgcaactaaaagaaaaataggaaaaagcagTGTCTTTGTCAGGTTTATTCGCAAGGCTGGTGCAGCCGGGAGAGGAACCCAGCAGGTCAGTCCCAGgcatccctcttcctcctcctcctcctcctcccccccgcagGGCTGTGGTCGCTGGAGTACAAGCAGGACCTGACCACCCCGCTCTGCCTCGCCGCCCGCTGGGGTCATGCCACCTGCCTGCGCCATCTCCTCCGCCGACGGGCCGATCCTGACCTGGCGCCGGGAGGGCGCGGGCCCCTGCACGAAGCCTGCCTGGGGGGGCACACCGACTgcgtggagctgctgctggagcacaaGGCTGATCCCAACCTGCGGAGCGACGAGGGCCTGGCCCCACTGCACCTCTGCACCACCCAAGACTCCCTGGGGTAAGgacaacatcccccccccccgccatcagcATCCCCCCAGCTGATAACCTCACTCCGCATCCCCTGCACGCAGACCGCAGCACTTTTGCCTCTGTGAGGTGCAAAACAGATACCGTGATCCCTGGCAAGGCTTCCCACATCTCCCAGCTGTATCAGCTGCTGTGGCACACTCAGCACAGACAGAAAGGGACATTTTGGTGCCAGGCACATTGCACAGCCCAGGTCTCCTTCCCATGGACAGGAGCAGCCCAGTCTAGCTCCAcatgcttttccttcctccccttctctgatGATTTATCCCAAAAATCACTGTGTCCCACTTCCCAGGTCCAGCATGCTTTCCCCCAGGAGACACTCAGGCTGGGTCCAGTCACGGACCTCCTGCGCTCCTCAGCCCATGCTGACCCCATCGACAAGGGATGTCAGTGCTGACCAGGGCTCTCCCTCCTCCTAAAATCCCAGCCCCAGGGCCGTAACAAAGGGACGAGGTCTGCAGGATGGAGAGCAATCCCTTCACCTCCTCACCCCCCTGCCACACGTGGGTTTATATGGTTTATAGTCAGAGCTAAGGCTCAGCGACGTGCCCCCTCTCCCTTCTCACCCTGGATCAGCGTCACACAGAGGTGAGCATAAACATTGCTTGAAAAATAAGCTTTTCATGTGTCTCAGTAGGACTTTAAGCGCCTAAATCATTAGACCCAAGGAACTGGGggtttgctgtttggttttgggttttttggtttgttttggtttttaataaagAGCTCAGCCCCTTGGTATCCTGATGAAACTGCTTAGGGCCATACCAAATTTCATCACCTGCCAGCTCAGTGAAAAGCCACCCCAGCTTCAATCCTCTCCCCTTTGGGCAGGCAGCAAGCTTAACCAGGAGCAGGTGGTGAACGCAGGGTTCCCGCTACGGCTCCAGCGTATCATGGGCAAAGAGCTCTGCAAAAGAATAGCAGCTAGAGAGGAAAAGGTGTGCAgatgtaaatataaatacaagTCTTTGcaagatggcaaaaaaaaaaaaaaaatatcaggtatTAATCGAATTTTGTTTCAGCCAAAAATCTAGAGATTAACCAAATGCATCCTTAGTGCAATGAAGGTTGGAAGGAGCGAGATGGGTGAGGGAGGATGCTACCAGCAGCCCTCATCATTAATAAGGAGCAGGTTTTAATTCCTTCACCTGAGGTCCCTTTTGACCTTAGAGACTTCAGTCTCCAAACCCCAAGCCATCCTAAAAGCCCCAGACAggtatttttggtttctttgccCTATCTCTACAGGGGGAGAGTGAGTCAGTGAAACCTATCTGGTGCATGGAGGGGACCCCGTGGCCCACAGATGTCCGGGTGTCCTGGTTTTGGCCAAGTGCTTCccagcttgggggaaaaaaaaaaaaaaaagttatatatataCAAGGGATCTGTTGTCACCAATTTACATGTTATTTCCCCCAGAAGAACTGAGGGGGATGGCAGGTGAGCCAGCAAACTGCGACGTGGGGATCAGACAGACGCAATGTGGAAACAGCTGAGTTATAAGCCCTTGAATATTGGGgctttataatggaaatgctgagagACCCTTAACTACGCTACCTGGCGCTACGGGGGCTTCTACAATAACTAAGCCAACTCCCTTGAAAGATCAAAAATTAATAGACATTTCAGACAGGTTTTGAGGTTTCGACCACTGCTTTTCAATCGCAAAGACTTTGCTAAAGTTAGAGACTGAGGAGGTCAAGCTTTAGGTAACACAAACATTTCCTCTTTGATTAGGGGGAGACTACtttaccttgctttttttttttattttatttttttttcattgagtagTAGATTTTAGGTCATCCTTAATTTTTTACTGACAATAAAGAGCAGGTCATTGACCTACATAgagagctattttatttttctccctctcgaTAACAATGGCCAGAACACCTATGTGCCGGGTTCTTCTGTATTCCTATATACTCGGCAATTCACCATGGGGGCAGGACTTAAAACCTTTGAGCCTCTCAGTgactgggataaaaaaaaattatctgggcTTCCTTCCAGCCATTTGAGCTTCAGAATCCATGAGATTTCAACAAAAAGGATATCAGAGCTTTAATCTAGGAGCTTTTtgaagagatgggaaaaaaaaaagttccagtaAAGTTCAGTCTTACCTTCTTCACTTTAGGAGCTGTTCATGCCAACGTCGGCCTATTTAGTAGAGTTCCTCTCCTTGACCTCTTTTTTACAGCAGAGATAATTAACATGGTGGGGTAAGATGAGTCTCTAAATTCACTGCACTCTCTCCCTGGCGCTCTCCTGTTTCCCTCTTAAAGCTGGGATGATTAAAGGAGTCTGCCTTTATTGGCACcccgaaaaaaaataaaataaaaataattgagggggagaggaagagttTCAACTCTCCCGGTGGTGCTGGGGGGAAGAACAGGCGCGGGGCGGTGGGAAGGCGCATCTCAGGGATGCAGGATGTAGCCCCCGCCTCCCATTGTGGTACCCGCAGCAGAAGGGACCGTGTTCGTAGAGTCCTCCTTCAGATCTGCAAGTCAGAAAAAGCTCTCTGAAGACTCCAGGTTTCCCGTGCAACCAGGGAGAGCTTACCTGGAGAGAAATCCCCCAGGGCTTGCCTTCACCAGCCTTCCATGGGGGGAAGGGGCTTAGTCAAACTAAAGGATAAGAAAAGAAGATGTCACCCCTGCCTCAGTGCAACTTGGCTTATGGCTGAGCGATGCCCTTGCCTTCATTTCTTCAAGCTTTCTCTGAGCCCTGGGAGCCTGAAACCAGAGTTGTCTCCTGGCTCCCACCTTCCAGCTCCGAGAGACAGATGGCGAGATGAGCCAATGCAGGAGGAGACTCGGTGTCCAAGGGCTTCTCTGCAAGAAACGATGGGGTAGGCAGCGAGCGCAAGAGCAACCAGCTCGAGGAGACAGGACGGGTTTTGCTTAGGGGGTGTTAGATGAGGAGAGCTCATCATGGAAGGAATTAGCAGAAAAATGGAGCAAAGCAGGAAGGCAGGTACCTAAAAAGGCAATACCATCAAGATAGCAAGGCTCCCAAAAGCTGAGGAGTTGGACATTAATCCACCATTGGTGGATACACTCCCATGGCACCCTCCAGCTATTCCAGCGTCAGCCCAGACAGGCTGTACTTTTGGCTGCAGGAAGGAAGCCTCACCACAAATAAAGAAGACCGTTGATTTTAAAAGCCAGCATTTAGCATCATCTAGTGCTAAACCTCATCCTCTGCTCCATTTAGTGTTGCTGAAATACAAAACTCAAGAGCGTTTGGAGCCATTGTTTTGGAAAGTCTTTCCCCCGCCAGGGAAGACCAGCTCCTTAATGGGTCCCGAGTAAGAAATGAAGAGCCCAAAAGCAGACAGAGAGCACAACCCAAGGCCTGACCCTGCTCTTTGGAGAAGCTGCTCCCCAAGTTGGGGGTGCCGAAATGAGGGCTCACACAGCTGCGTATCCACGGCTCATGGAGCTTTGGCAAAGAAACGGTTCAGAGTGCGATGCTGCTGGGCTGGCGTTCGCCCTGCGGTGACAGAGCTGTCCCCACACCAGCACAACCAGCCCTGCCACGACCAGCCCTCTGCGCTGCCATTGCCATGGCTCACCAGTGGGCTCGCAGTGCCCAGGaagattttcatcttttaaagaaGAACAggctttctttctcctccttttaggAAATTGATAAGAATAATCCTTGCATTCAGAGCCAGGCCCGGGAAAAGCTGTTTTTCCAAGCAGGATCAATCCCGCAAGAAATCACAGATCGATCAGGAGATGGTCACTTGGATGCCAtgaaaaacaaccaagcaaaGGACGGGAAAGCCTCACTCCATCCCCAGGGAGGGGTTTAAAAACACAAAGAGGagatttttccttaagaaaactgAGGGCCAGTGCAggattttgggacaggaattttCCTCCAGCCTCTGATGCcccaacctcctgctcctcctgctggtTATTCATTGCATCCCATTTCAAGCTAACTGCCATTTTACCTGCCCGGGCATTTTTCATCCCAAACTGACAAATGGGATGCTGGGAGCCGTGGCCGGCGGGAGCTGTCCTGGCAGAGGAGGGCGGCAACGGGCACATCCTGACCGATGTAGTACTGATGTCTGCCCTGACTCTATTGATgggtgaagaagaaaaaacaaaccacccacatCACTTTATCCCATTTATTTGAGCCAGGATGCCAGCGCAAGGCAAACCTGTAGCACTAACACCAGTTATCACAAGTTAGTGTGTCTTTGGCCTAATGAGCAACTTGCCCCAGCAAGGAGACATTCAGGTGTGCTGCCCATCACCCACAAACGAGTTAGGAAGAGTTTGGAAGTGAATTTAAATTAGTCAAAATTAGACTTAGCTGTGTGCCAGGGTGGCTTTTGAGGACTTGCTTCAGGGGTATCGCTGTCACTGGTGAGCTGCTCGGCCAGGTCAATGGTACCAGGTTGgatggaaaacaaaattgtttgCTTTGCCACCTTGTGTCTGAATTTCTGCTGAACTAAACCCATGGTTTAGTTAAATATTTAGTTTAGTTAAATGGCTTCTTGCAGTATTCCCAGAACATCGGAGAGAAGCCCTCAAAAAGTAACAAACACAAGTAACTGGCCCTTATTTAATGGGATTTTAGCCTAATCTGATGGTGAACAACAgggtgttaataaaaaaaaaaaaaaccaaggagcCAGAAATGCTGGCAAAGTGTTAGAGTGTATGAGTTCATGAGCAGAGATTAGAAGCTAAAATAAGAACATATAGCCAGCAAATATGAGCGGCATCTATCCAGCACCTGCTGATGCCCCATACATCCAAACAGGAGGTGCATGCTCCTCACGGGGGCCCGTCATTTCCATTAAGTGGAGGAGATCACCCCTTATTTATAGCTCCTCACTAACATTCCCTCTTtgctgagggaggagggggaaaactcACTATAAACCGACGTGGGTTTCTTCCAACAAATTAGCCATTGAACTTGATAACAAATAAGAGCCACCCTTCAGCAAAACAGCGTCTGGGAAGGATGGCGTTTCCACCCTGGTATCTCTAGAAGAATATTTGGGAAGTCTAGCAGGAGGCCAAGAGGAACTAAACTCCCTGTATTGAACTCCCATCCCATTCTCAGTAGGGGAAAACCCCATGGCAGAGCaagggtgctgggctggagggactGGGCACAGCACTTGGCTTTGCTAGGCAACCCATGATGTACCACGCTTCACCTGGAAATTAAGGGCAGGAGAATATTCCCTCTCCCTTGCCTATGCAGATGTAAACCTTCAGCCTGGGCTATCTCGATACACAACACTAACCAAAACCAGCAAGGTGCTTATGCTCAGGGTCTCTGGGCACAGCTGCCTCCTTGcctgggaaggagcagagatgCTTTAAACATGATCtataaaaagaagaacaaaagagaTGTTTCTCCTGGATTAGGCTGCTGCATGTTTTGCAACCAagtcagaaatactttttttttttttttttcccatttttcccctGCAGAGCGGTCCCTTGGTTTGCCCCAAACACGTTATTTTAGTGCCAGAGCTAACTGTGACACTAGGATTAAGCTAACCTGGAGAGGTCCCAAGAGAGTCATTATAATTAGGGCTACAAATTCCCTGCTATCAAGGATGGACAAGACTGGTAAACACGACCAAGCCACAGTGTGATTTGCTCCAGCAACAGACCCTCTCCAACAAAGTTTTACCAACCAGCAGACAGCAAGtgccaaaaaaaccaccctcagcAAGACAAGCCATTACTTGAGAAAGAGATCCAGCACGTTTTAGAGTAAAATGGGAATTGTAAAATAAGGATCTGAGGATTTCTGGGTCTGGCACAACCCCACATTCAATCTGCTCACTGACAACTACATCCCCAGTAGATCCCTCCAGCAAGGTCCAATGTGGCAGCATGTGGGAGCATTAGACCTGCAACGGCTGCAGAAATAGCCTGTCCCCACAGatcctgcagattttttttcctggcaaactCAGACCTGATACGCATGGGAAAAGCAGCCCAAGGAGGTAATTGCCGATCCTGCACCGCCAAAGACAGTGAATGTCTCAGCAGCTCCTATCAAATCTCGGGGGAGATAACGCTGCACATCCAGAAAGACATaagtagattattattattattatttctattttcttattgttattttccCCACGCTTGTTAGCATTCATCTGGACTAGGAGAAAACTTCAATGCCCTGGCAccatccttcctcctcttcttccccatccctcctgctgaAGTGGTCAGGTTGGTACTCTGCTCCCCCACAGATCCCCATCATTTTGCTTCTGTGTCAGCCCAGAACCTCTCCAAGGGCTCTGGGCGATAcccgagttaaaaaaaaaaaaaaatcttattagaggaaaataaaacaggcaGGCTAGGGAGGGGGCGGTTAAGGGTTGATAAACCTCCATAGACTCCAGGCTTCCTAGTGGACTGCCAAGGCTTCCTGAAGGACTACTCTTCCCACCTGCCCGGTAGCATCTCTTAGGAAACACGAGCTCACCACGTTTTCAAGGTCTCGCTTGGACAGCATGCAGGTCTGTCTTCCCCTCCAAAAAATAACTCCTCCATGCCACAGCAGTCAGCTTAGCCCCACAGACTAACCCGGCTGCCATCAGCCCTGCCTGGGTGGTGACATTGAGCCACGCCGGCCCCGGCAGCTCCCGGCAGGAGATGGAGCAGTCACTTTGATTCATTTAGACTGGCTGATCACATCCGTTTACTCACatatagaccaaaaaaaaaaaaaaaaaagccatcagggCATACCAGGCATCTTTAACCCCCATCTGCTGTCAGAAGGATGCAGGGGAAAAGCTCTGACAGTAACTGGTGTCTCTGCTCCACAGAGGCCACAACCCCTCTCTGCAACCACGCACAGTGATGTGAGAtggaaggagaggtgggaagcAGTGATTCAGGATGGGAAGGATTGCTTACCTTGATTTATTCCTGCTGGGAACTGCAGGTGCTGTCGCTCcatcatcactggctgccaaacAAGCTGACAAAACTCGTTTCTGCAGACTTTAACCATCTgcaaaagtgttttgtttcaggACAGGTAGAAAACACAATCCTTTAGTCCTCTCTGGGCTGGGAGCCCAACACAGGTATTTGAATCCCTTAACAGAAGAAGAGGAATTCATTTTTTACCCAAGCAAACCCACACCAAGCTCTTCTGCGGCACAGAGGTGTTACCAGGGGTTTCCCTCCATGTCAGTGCAGTCCCAGCACAGATTCAGATAGAGGCAGCATTTTAGGATGTTTTCCGCTGAGAAGCTCTGTAGATGTCAGCGAAAGGGCGGGATCGTATAGATCATCTCCGTAAGACCCCAGGGCTGCTCCCATGCTGGGAGATGAAACTGCAGCTCACAGATTGATGGTACGAAGGGACTCATCACCTTATGTGTCCTCATCATGGCTAGATGCATCCCAGAACCCTCACCATCCAGGACAGACCCTTCAGGCATGGCTAACCGCAGGCACCTCTCCCAGTGCTGCCCGGCAATTGGTACAGCTAGGACAAGGATCACCATTCCCTGGTGGGTCCAGGATGGTGGGACCCTGGATGATCAGGGATGACCATCCATGCATGATGCTGGTCAAAAGCAAGAGGGAGACACTGCCCAAACCGCCATCACCACTACTACCATGGTGGGCACCAGGGCACCAAGTCACCTTCCCCAGCCTCTATTGCTCCCTCCCAAAACCTTTGAGTGCCACAACTCCCATgggagcccagctccagcctgatCCCCATCCTCACCCCGCTCCGCCACCCACCCCATTATTCCCCGTGGCTCCCACTCCAGCTCATGCTCCCCAAATCCCATCCAGGTGGTGCACCTCCAAACCTCCCCGTCTCTTTGCAGATGTGCCAAGCGCCTGCTGAGACACGGGGCCATCGTTGACCTGCCCAGTGAGGATGGGGGGGAGACGGCACTGCACGTGGCAGCCAGGCATTGCCTCTATGACCATGCCCGTCTCTACCTGCGGCATGGGGCGTGCGTCGACGCACGCAGCTTGCGGGAGGAGACGGCCCTTAACATCCTCTGCGGGCAGGCGCCAGGCACTGGCGAGGGCTGCCTGCAGTTCTGCCGGCTGCTGACTAGCCACGGCGCTGACATCGATGCCCGGGATGAGACGCGGAGGAGCCCCTTGCACAAGGCATGCGGGGCTGCCAACGCCAGCCTGGCGTGCTTCCTCCTGCAGCACGGGGCCGATGTCAATGCCATCGACTACAACGGCATCTCCCCCCTGGGCTGCGCGCTGCAGAGCGCCGCCTTCAAGAGGGAGCTGCGGCCCCACCTCGCCATCCAGCTGCTGCTCAACCACGGCTCCCAGAAGATATGGCCCCCTGCCTTTGTCAAGGTACCAACTTCAAAACAGCCCTCGCACATCCCCTCCCACCTGGGATTTTGCaattgggggtgggggaaatATTTGGGAAATAAAAAGCCGGGTGGTTGGAGAGGGTTTGGGAGAGGCTCCCAatccaggcagggagaggggagcacGGCATCGGGGTTGGTGATGCTGCTGGGAATGATGGAAATGAAAACACCCACGCAGGATGGCAGCGGGGAaaagcaggcagggagaagggcaggatgCAGCCAGCACGAGTGTGGGGGACCGgcaaggaggattttttttcctgcctaggGATGTCAGTGACAGGCTTGGTACATCAGCTGTCAGTGCAGCAGCCTTATCGCTCTGCGTTTCATTGATTTTACAtcaaacagtaaagaaaatattatcCTGGCTTATCACACACAAGGCAAAAATGTAAGTAAGAAGCAAAGGGGCACGCTgctttacagatggagaaagatCTCCAAAGCACGTCAGGACAAACCCTGCGCCTGCCAAACCCTGCGCCTGCCTCGTTCAGCCACGGGACCATTCCAGCCTGGACCGCATGGTGGGGTGGGACGAGCCTCAGCTGCAGCACATGGATGCTCTTCCCCTCTGGGACATGCATCTCAGCCTGAGCCCCCCCACCCTGTTGCCCACAACTAGGTGCTGAAGTCCTGCGCGGCCGTGCCAGAGGTCATTGAAGTCCTCGTCAATTCCTACTCGCAAATCTGCGTCTCCGAGAAGTGGATCGAGGCCGTGCCGGAGGAGGTGTTTCAGGTGAGA comes from Numenius arquata chromosome 3, bNumArq3.hap1.1, whole genome shotgun sequence and encodes:
- the ASB18 gene encoding ankyrin repeat and SOCS box protein 18 isoform X1: MVPWGDKQASSGRAALTSTSLQGPTHMGSTGMGELPGPVTEKLQISPKLDSAHPLTAHAPATKYYTALVTGDLRSLEVLTDRYYQDVNLVFEINKNELEWQVKSPASYGLSGLWSLEYKQDLTTPLCLAARWGHATCLRHLLRRRADPDLAPGGRGPLHEACLGGHTDCVELLLEHKADPNLRSDEGLAPLHLCTTQDSLGCAKRLLRHGAIVDLPSEDGGETALHVAARHCLYDHARLYLRHGACVDARSLREETALNILCGQAPGTGEGCLQFCRLLTSHGADIDARDETRRSPLHKACGAANASLACFLLQHGADVNAIDYNGISPLGCALQSAAFKRELRPHLAIQLLLNHGSQKIWPPAFVKVLKSCAAVPEVIEVLVNSYSQICVSEKWIEAVPEEVFQQHQLFYESFFRLAGTVRSLQHLCRSTIRKKFGSKCHCLIPLLPVPKPLHDYLLLKPEGVVL
- the ASB18 gene encoding ankyrin repeat and SOCS box protein 18 isoform X2, giving the protein MGSTGMGELPGPVTEKLQISPKLDSAHPLTAHAPATKYYTALVTGDLRSLEVLTDRYYQDVNLVFEINKNELEWQVKSPASYGLSGLWSLEYKQDLTTPLCLAARWGHATCLRHLLRRRADPDLAPGGRGPLHEACLGGHTDCVELLLEHKADPNLRSDEGLAPLHLCTTQDSLGCAKRLLRHGAIVDLPSEDGGETALHVAARHCLYDHARLYLRHGACVDARSLREETALNILCGQAPGTGEGCLQFCRLLTSHGADIDARDETRRSPLHKACGAANASLACFLLQHGADVNAIDYNGISPLGCALQSAAFKRELRPHLAIQLLLNHGSQKIWPPAFVKVLKSCAAVPEVIEVLVNSYSQICVSEKWIEAVPEEVFQQHQLFYESFFRLAGTVRSLQHLCRSTIRKKFGSKCHCLIPLLPVPKPLHDYLLLKPEGVVL